The Brassica oleracea var. oleracea cultivar TO1000 chromosome C6, BOL, whole genome shotgun sequence genome includes a region encoding these proteins:
- the LOC106296990 gene encoding uncharacterized protein LOC106296990: MGKIKKLNRRAHVSAPYPSPPSCCKKQWSGSTCPVCLESPHNAVLLLCSSYHQGCRPYMCATSSRFANCLDQYRKSYGNSEQAQLLCPLCRGQVKGWTVVEDARVHFNSKRRTCMQETCSFVGNFKKLKKHMKEKHPHACPRAIDPALETKWKRLERERDRRDVISTVMSSTPGAVVLGDYVIEPRRGAANDEEEDYSSDDSLSDGVPELDSWRGQNHHIRFIDMDASDLASSSRSHASPRSLLLPRNQRGDNRGR; encoded by the coding sequence ATGGGGAAAATCAAGAAACTGAATCGTAGGGCTCACGTTTCTGCTCCTTATCCATCACCACCGTCTTGTTGCAAGAAACAATGGTCAGGCTCAACTTGCCCAGTATGTTTGGAGTCTCCACACAACGCTGTTCTTCTCCTCTGTTCGTCTTATCACCAAGGATGCCGTCCTTACATGTGCGCTACAAGCAGCCGCTTCGCCAACTGCCTTGACCAGTACAGGAAATCTTACGGAAACTCGGAACAGGCCCAGCTTCTCTGTCCGCTGTGCAGAGGTCAAGTGAAAGGCTGGACCGTTGTGGAAGACGCACGGGTTCATTTCAACTCCAAGAGACGGACTTGTATGCAGGAGACCTGTTCCTTTGTAGGAAACTTCAAGAAGCTCAAGAAACACATGAAGGAGAAACACCCGCATGCTTGCCCTAGGGCCATTGATCCAGCTCTTGAGACCAAATGGAAGAGGCTGGAGAGGGAGAGAGACAGAAGAGACGTGATAAGCACGGTTATGTCGTCGACTCCAGGTGCTGTTGTGTTGGGAGATTATGTCATAGAGCCGCGTAGAGGAGCTGCTAATGATGAAGAAGAAGATTACAGTTCAGATGATTCTCTGAGCGACGGTGTACCGGAGTTAGATTCATGGCGAGGACAAAACCATCATATTAGGTTTATCGATATGGATGCAAGCGACTTAGCATCATCTTCCAGATCCCATGCTTCTCCACGCAGTTTACTCTTGCCACGGAACCAGAGAGGCGACAATAGAGGTCGGTAA